In Astyanax mexicanus isolate ESR-SI-001 chromosome 25, AstMex3_surface, whole genome shotgun sequence, a genomic segment contains:
- the map3k4 gene encoding mitogen-activated protein kinase kinase kinase 4 isoform X2 has protein sequence MKKRPTDPPKDESRQNSELDELWDGLTQEEESFYSTSPPRTPRQMKRMSGKHQRGSQGRAAGRSPIKERSPTGGSSQKEREGAKPPEPAEEISYKQGKKQRSNLRSNERDKKKTFEGSFMLDPLSRSGPFSAVSMDPRKPYLSLGCSSGKLPVNMPHGLPRTHRQTSRTDCPADRLKFFETLRLLLKLTSMSSKKKEKEQRGLENTAFMGQNNEVIWLELQAWHARRSITDQDLFLYTARQAIPDIISKVLHFKVDYSCLATPETRLGSVQKDCCPGESGNCGTSPTFWAEVDAEALLGSGSACREHLQRQRLAFEQVRGVMGLLESVEALYPSLQTLQKDYEKYAARDFQGRVQALCLWLNITQDLNQKLRVMGTVLGLRDLSRIGWPVFEIPSPRCSRGSDGEEQDEEDENDSTATFTADSDMEESEPAEPSEAKRESLTCLTPKFARLLSEELIPACGSDGDGDSQCCPTAIYRPFVDKALKQMGLRKLILRLHKLMDRSLQRSRTALLSHSPNQELSEVPDSSLLYIDYLPELSRHLGGQVEEEAGSGRVSWAELQDMELPSFRPAFLVLCRVLLNVIHECLKLRLEQRPAGKPSLLSIKQLVRECKEVLKGGLLMKQYYQFMLRGITSDPQGLQTNANIDEFEEDLHQMLEVYFGYMRNWIEMLQQLPQASHSLKNLLEEEWNFTKVITPYIRGGEAQSGKLFCDIAGMLLRSTGEFLDVGLQKSCDEFWESADSSTASDEIRRSVIETSRSLKELFHEARERASKALGFAKMLRKDLEIAADFSLASGVPCILQALKERNYVKVQIPGLEELQIFVPCGLTAQRSTILQLLNAAAGKECSKEPDEMPEDEAYLLMSKHGAGDAPSETSWAEWDGRTLKLVPQMETVDTLRAMKVENLLLIVMQSAHLVTQRKAFQQSMEELLTLRREQTSSQPLIAQALEQLKNEALELCNKINSAIDHVEYMFTSEFEAEVEESESATLQQYYREAMVQGYNFAFEYHKEVVRLMSGEFRQRIGERYISFARKWMNYVLTKCESGRGTRPRWATQGFDFLQAIEPVFISALPEDDFLSLQALMNECIGHVIGKPHSPVSGLYLAPRNSPRPVKVPRCHSDPPNPSLFIPNAEGTSSRSLPCDLRPQLYPLGPRPVPQAPTGENSTTKALSTAPNEHSVHENDRLSSVAAELQFRSLSRHSSPTEDREEPSYPKSDHAAAVRRSWELRNFISQSKDTAARQDPMEAVQRAIRSFEDKRYAALRQRNVIGQVCNTPKSYDNVMHVGLRKVTFKWQRGNKIGEGQYGKVYTCINVDTGELMAMKEIRFQPNDHKTIKETADELKIFEGIKHPNLVRYFGVELHREEMYIFMEYCDEGTLEEVSRLGLQEHVIRLYCKQITTAINVLHEHGIVHRDIKGANIFLTSSGLIKLGDFGCSVKLKNNAHTMPGEVNSTLGTAAYMAPEVITRAKGEGHGRAADIWSLGCVLIEMVTGKRPWHEYEHNFQIMYKVGMGHKPPIPEKLSTEGKDFLSHCLESEPKRRWTASALLDHPFVKVCTDEE, from the exons ATGAAAAAGAG GCCGACGGACCCACCGAAAGATGAGTCCCGGCAGAACTCTGAGTTGGATGAGTTGTGGGACGGGCTCACCCAGGAAGAGGAGTCTTTTTACAGCACCTCCCCTCCCCGCACCCCCCGCCAGATGAAACGCATGTCCGGCAAACACCAAAGAGGCAGCCAGGGTAGAGCTGCGGGGCGTTCTCCCATCAAAG AGAGAAGCCCCACTGGTGGCTCGTCCCAGAAAGAGCGAGAAGGAGCCAAACCACCGGAGCCGGCTGAGGAGATCAGTTACAAGCAGGGCAAGAAGCAGCGCTCGAACCTGCGCTCAAATGAGCGAGACAAGAAAAAGACCTTCGAGGGCTCCTTCATGTTAGACCCTCTCTCCAGGTCTGGTCCCTTTAGTGCAGTCAGCATGGACCCCCGGAAGCCCTACCTGAGCTTGGGCTGCAGCTCCGGTAAGCTTCCCGTCAACATGCCCCACGGTCTGCCCCGCACCCACCGCCAGACCTCCCGCACGGACTGCCCAGCCGACCGACTAAAGTTCTTCGAGACGCTGCGTCTGCTGCTCAAACTGACATCCATGTCGTCCAAAAAGAAGGAGAAGGAGCAGCGTGGCCTTGAGAACACCGCCTTCATGGGCCAGAACAACGAGGTCATCTGGCTGGAGCTCCAAGCCTGGCACGCTCGCCGCAGCATCACCGACCAGGACTTGTTCTTGTACACGGCTCGCCAGGCTATTCCCGACATTATCAGCAAGGTTCTGCACTTCAAGGTGGACTACAGCTGTCTGGCCACGCCCGAGACTCGGCTCGGGTCTGTGCAGAAAGATTGCTGCCCGGGTGAGTCTGGGAACTGTGGGACCTCCCCCACCTTCTGGGCTGAGGTAGATGCAGAGGCATTGCTGGGCTCGGGCTCGGCGTGCCGGGAACACTTACAGAGGCAGCGGCTGGCCTTTGAGCAGGTCAGGGGTGTGATGGGGTTGTTGGAGTCTGTAGAAGCTCTGTACCCATCGCTCCAGACTCTGCAGAAGGACTACGAGAAGTACGCGGCGCGGGATTTCCAGGGCAGGGTGCAGGCGCTCTGCTTGTGGCTCAATATCACTCAGGACCTAAACCAGAAACTGCGAGTAATGGGTACCGTGCTGGGTCTCCGAGACCTCTCGCGCATCGGTTGGCCCGTCTTCGAGATCCCCTCGCCCCGCTGCTCCCGTGGCAGCGACGGCGAGGAACAGGATGAGGAGGATGAGAACGACTCCACCGCCACCTTTACCGCCGACAGCGACATGGAGGAGAGCGAGCCCGCCGAGCCTTCCGAAGCCAAAAGGGAATCCTTAACTTGCCTTACTCCCAAATTCGCTCGTCTGTTGTCGGAGGAGCTCATCCCGGCATGTGGCAGCGACGGTGACGGCGACAGCCAGTGCTGTCCGACTGCCATATACAGACCCTTTGTAGACAAGGCACTGAAGCAGATGGGCCTACGTAAACTCATCCTACGCCTACACAAACTGATGGACCGCTCGCTGCAGAGGTCCAGGACTGCACTGCTGAGCCACTCGCCCAATCAAGAG ttGTCGGAGGTTCCGGACTCGTCCTTGCTGTACATTGACTACCTACCTGAGCTCTCTCGTCACCTGGGTGGGcaggtggaggaggaggcggGGTCGGGGCGGGTCTcgtgggcggagctgcaggatATGGAGCTGCCCTCGTTTCGGCCTGCGTTCCTGGTGCTCTGTCGCGTGCTGCTAAACGTCATTCACGAGTGCCTCAAACTGCGCCTGGAACAGCGACCCGCCGGCAAGCCCTCACTGCTCAGCATCAAACAG ttggtGCGCGAGTGTAAGGAGGTGCTGAAGGGTGGGCTCCTGATGAAGCAGTACTATCAGTTCATGCTGCGCGGCATCACCTCCGACCCTCAGGGCCTGCAGACCAACGCCAACATCGACGAGTTCGAGGAAGATCTGCACCAGATGCTGGAG GTGTACTTCGGCTACATGCGCAACTGGATCGAGATGTTGCAGCAGCTTCCCCAGGCCTCCCACAGCCTGAAGAACCTGCTGGAGGAGGAGTGGAACTTCACCAAGGTCATCACCCCGTATATCCGAGGAGGAGAAGCCCAGTCCGGCAAGCTGTTCTG TGATATAGCTGGCATGCTGCTGAGATCCACAGGAGAGTTCCTGGATGTGGGTCTTCAGAAGAGTTGTGATGAATTCTGGGAGAGTGCTGACTCCAGCACGGCCTCTGATGAGATCAG GCGGTCAGTAATCGAGACGAGTCGATCTCTGAAGGAGCTTTTCCACGAGGCCAGAGAGCGAGCGTCTAAAGCACTGGGCTTCGCCAAGATGTTGAGAAAG GACCTCGAGATCGCTGCTGACTTCAGCCTCGCCAGTGGAGTGCCTTGTATTCTCCAAGCCTTGAAAGAAAGGAACTACGTTAAG GTGCAGATTCCAggtctggaggagctgcagatcTTTGTTCCATGTGGTTTAACGGCGCAGCGCTCCACCATACTGCAGCTGCTAAATGCAGCGGCGGGGAAAGAGTGCTCTAAAGAACCGGACGAGATGCCTGAGGACGAGGCCTACCTGCTCATGAGCAAACACGGAGCCGGGGACGCGCCTTCTGAGACCAGCTGGGCGGAATGGGACGGAAGGACACTCAAACTGGTGCCACAGATGGAGACAGTGGACACACTTAGGGCCATGAag GTGGAGAACCTGCTGCTGATTGTGATGCAGTCGGCTCACCTGGTGACTCAGCGTAAAGCGTTTCAGCAGTCGATGGAGGAGCTACTGACCCTGCGGCGGGAGCAGACCTCCAGCCAGCCCCTCATCGCTCAGGCCCTGGAACAGCTGAAG aatGAGGCACTGGAGCTGTGCAATAAGATAAACAGTGCCATAGACCACGTGGAGTACATGTTTACCTCAGAGTTTGAGGCAGAAGTGGAGGAGTCTGAGTCGGCCACCCTGCAGCAGTACTACAGAGAGGCTATGGTCCAGGGATACAACTTCGCCTTTGAG TACCATAAAGAGGTAGTGAGGCTGATGTCCGGCGAGTTCCGACAGAGGATAGGGGAGCGCTACATTTCCTTTGCCCGGAAGTGGATGAATTACGTCTTAACGAAGTGTGAGAGTGGTAGAGGTACCCGACCCAG ATGGGCAACGCAAGGCTTCGACTTCCTTCAAGCCATTGAACCTGTATTCATCTCTGCACTGCCTGAAGATGATTTTCTG AGTCTTCAGGCCCTGATGAATGAATGTATTGGTCATGTGATCGGGAAGCCACACAGTCCAGTAAGCGGACTGTACCTCG CTCCTCGGAACAGTCCTCGACCTGTCAAAGTTCCTCGTTGCCACAGTGACCCGCCAAACCCATCCCTCTTCATCCCTAATGCTGAGGGCACCAG CTCTCGGAGTCTCCCATGTGACCTGCGACCCCAGCTATACCCCCTCGGCCCCCGCCCCGTCCCTCAGGCCCCCACTGGGgaaaacagcaccaccaaagcCCTCAGCACCGCCCCCAATGAGCACAG CGTCCACGAGAACGACCGCCTGTCATCAGTCGCCGCAGAGCTCCAGTTCAGATCCCTCAGCCGCCACTCCAGCCCCACAGAGGACCGCGAGG AACCGTCGTATCCAAAGTCAGACCATGCTGCTGCTGTCCGACGTAGCTGGGAGCTACGCAACTTCATTAGCCAATCAAAAG ACACGGCAGCGCGGCAGGACCCGATGGAGGCGGTGCAGCGCGCCATCCGCTCGTTTGAGGATAAGCGCTATGCGGCGCTCCGGCAGCGCAACGTCATCGGCCAGGTGTGCAACACGCCAAAATCCTACGATAACGTCATGCACGTCGGCCTACGCAAAGTCACCTTCAAATGGCAGAGAGGAAACAAGATCG GTGAAGGGCAGTATGGAAAGGTGTATACCTGTATTAATGTGGACACAGGTGAACTGATGGCCATGAAGGAG ATTCGTTTCCAGCCCAACGACCACAAAACGATAAAGGAGACTGCAGATGAGCTGAAAATCTTTGAAGGAATTAAACATCCGAACCTGGTCCGATACTTCGGCGTTGAGCTCCATCGG gaggaGATGTATATATTTATGGAGTATTGTGATGAGGGAACGTTAGAGGAGGTGTCCAGGCTGGGGCTGCAGGAGCATGTGATCAGACTCTACTGTAAGCAGATCACCACCGCCATCAACGTTCTTCACGAGCACGGAATCGTGCATCGAGACATCAAAG GAGCGAATATTTTCCTCACGTCGTCGGGTCTGATAAAGCTGGGAGACTTCGGCTGCTCGGTCAAGCTAAAGAACAACGCTCACACCATGCCTGGCGAGGTGAACAGCACTCTGGGAACTGCAG catACATGGCTCCTGAGGTCATCACAAGAGCGAAAGGTGAAGGACACGGTCGAGCCGCTGATATCTGGAGTCTGGGCTGTGTTCTTATCGAGATGGTCACTGGAAAA